GGGCCCTTCtaatagaaaatttgcaggtgtcttaaattttgtgaatttcatctttaaaatgatactgctaggaaaactgagcacTAGGATAGCCttctctggtaaaaaaaaacctcttggaccaatgccgcggtgcattgacttaagagtgcagtttctcgtcgccggatttaagagtcttgaactcttgtttcaagtggattttgaattgaatcaatgcaaaatccgcttgaaacaagagtccagactcttaaatccggcgacaagaaattgcactcttgaatcaagaggttttttttttccagtgttggtttctaaattggacgtatattCCAGAAGATATGAcgaaataacctaatctgctaaaatacatgtgtttaaattggaaatgccgccagattaCGTCAAAAGGcagcatattttctcttttttaaatctatttttctcaaatttctcatgtcggaaaaaaagtatcaacaATTCTGCGAACTCAGCCCATTAgacactctcagatgaagcaataaaatttgtgtttgCAAATCCTCCATTCCTATACTACATGATGACTAGGACTTGGAGTAACCGAGAAAAATGGGATTCCGTCAGGGGatgaaaactttcaagaaaaatcagggaatccgTCGGGGAATAAATAAAATGCGTCAATTTAATGAGCAACATCAAATTTGACTGTACCGTATTACTGAAATCACAAGTCGGTAAGAAATCCTGATGaatgacagaaaaaaatgatgcatCGGCGTGTATTTTTTTCATGCATCGATTATGTCAGGAGCGCGCTTGAAGCTTAACTGCGAGTGCTTGACACACATTTAACTACCTGTCCGGACACCATAGGCATGTTGCCAACTCTTGCACTCGTTGATTGAGCTAGTCAGTCGAGTACCAGCTGACCCGGCTAGTATTAATATTGTGTTTTGACGGTTGAAAGTTATTAACTATACTATTTCGTATACTTTTGCCcgagcaaaaagaaaaattgcttCGTATTTGTAGAGcaaaagcagggtgtctagcatcaggattttcccgattctatcaggatttaaggttaatcaggatttaatccaaacttcatcaggatttaaggaaaaatcggtcgtaaaatcagaatttgaaaaaagtcggctgtcccatcggatttttttatgctttcgcacacgcttatgcagaaattttaatttttctccgcaaaaaatcaggattcgatcaatatttgaaaaaattttgaaatcaagatttagctgtcaaaaatcaggaaaaactaggatttctcaaaatgaaaagaaactacaattttgcgatgaggaactTCCACTCATACCTGATGTGTTGGGAAAATCGTAAGTACCATTAATGTCCCTGTGCTGATTTGCGCTTTTTGGAATGAGTCAGAATCACTAGTTCTTAATTtctaaatgcagtccattttgaGCCTCTCCGGTCTCGCAACACCACATGAGACGAGAAAATAAGATGAAATTGTGGACCGCACCGTGTGTATTCGGCTAAAATGTCATCAAATGAAATCTGCACCAGGTACGATTTTCCCAATGCTAACTACATTACCTTTCATTAACGAAGCATCTGATCAGCCCTTTGGTTTTTGACCTTTTCCCCGATCGTCATATGCGGAACGCAAATCGAAACGAAAGAAATTTGACTAATATTGATATAATCAGTTGGTGCACATTTACAAACTCGTCTGAAAATCGGTCTTTTGGATCCGTCTCGGTAGACTCACGGAAgattttatgcttttaattgcaaaaatcgcaaattatCTTACGAAgaagaatcattcaaattgataaaattgCAAAGCGAGTTACTCACTCGACGGAAAATATATTCATGGAGTAAAAATATGTCCGTTCAAGTCGAGTGGCTCGCAAGTTTTCGTTTATGGGAAGACTGTCGAACGCATGAGTGAAGGAACTCTGattttaattcgattttttcccgAACACGTTCTGCATGTTTTGTTAGATTAATGCCTTATCTTACGACGAAATGTTGACTCTCCAAAGAGACTTTCAAGGACAAGGAGACAAAGAGAGGTCTCTCGAGCTGGTTTTCGGGGGGTCAAGAGTTCAAAATCTTCTCGGAACGCCATTGGCGGTCATCGGTCTACTGGCAGTCTGGCGGTTcaacctagagtacctatgctgccgtgctaagaaacaacgccgtatgaacattcgagagttgccagatttccttcgatagaaagtttatttttgaggtataTAAGTTATGtctatttttccttaaaaatttcaggaactgtaggtgAAGTAGCGAACAAAATAGAAGAtaaaattcataagtttaccaggaaatgcgtgttttatcaaagaaaatttggcaaggcctgaaggttcatacggcgtttttccttagcacggtagatatcgtcaccttccaggcaaagtatcacaagcgccaagcgacgtttaaaaatttccgccgccattttatttctttactgagaaattattggtcgaatctgtttggaaatttcactaaattttatcggcagcacaaagaaaattcagtgaaattttcggacagcttcgttgaacaatttctctgttaaaaaaataaaatggcagcggaaatttttaaacgtcgcatggcgcttgtgatactttgcctggaaggtgacgatatgttcTCTAGTCAGAAAAGGATCTTCCAGTGGTCATACTCAATCCGTAAAGGCACTCCACAGTaaccaaaaaaacaaattattcaatcggaaatatggcaacgtagGAGGCGCATTGACTGGTTCATCGACTGGTGGTCACGAGTGCAGCGCCCGATGAGACTGGATCGAGACGCGGCGCCGGCGCGTGCTCGCGTAAGAAAGTGATGCGCGAGAGAGAAAGTGAAGGCCATCGCTCCTCGTCAAGACAGAAGCGCGTAACTCCATCAGGATTCCCGGTGCGGATACGTCGTTTCTGAGGCAGCGTAGAGCGGGTTGCATAACAGCGCCGTCGCCTCCCCGCGGCTTGTTTATTTTGTGCGTCCAGTCGGATTTTAGGTCGTCCTCAATCGTCTTTATGTAATCCGATCGGTGACGATTCTTTAAATCGTCCTCTGTGTCAATCGCAGACGTTTGTTTGTGTGAGTTGGCAGCCTCGTGGACGGTGTCGAAGCGATGTAAACAAACGCTCTCATTGGTCGATTGGTTGAAGCATATGAGACGACACTTTTCACATCCAGCgtttttctgagagacttaaacgTAGGGATAGGAAAATAAACGATGTAAACAAACGTTGTCGTTGGTCGATTGGATGATGCGTTTGAGACGAAACTTTTCATAACTAGCgtttttctgagagacttaaacgcagggaTAGGAAAATAAACGAATTTGGACGGCTCTGGCGGCAACTGGATCAGTGGTCTCGTGAAAGAACTGTGGCATATCTtgagagttggcaacactgtttttcctccattgaaattcattaaaattataGATCTACGTGAGGCAGCCAGAATCGATCGTTTtcctacatttaaatggagaaaaaacacttcTGCCATCTTATGAGAATCGCCACTGGAAGAGGACGATCTTATTTTTGGATGTGCCTATTTGTGCTTGTACTTCCATAATTTTCAGAGTTCATACAAATATTACACTTGTTCTCTTTTTGAAACAACTGATTTAattgactttatttttattcgaaaaaaaatttcattcgtGCAAACCACAACTTAGTGTTGTGAACTTATGTGTACTTTACTTTAATTTTGCTGACATTAGAGGGAAAAGTTGGATAAAATGTCAACAATTTCGCGAAGTTTTCCCGCAAGTGATAGACACTCATTGGTTTCAGACTAAAAACTGCCCTCTACTGTGTAACTCACTTTCTGTGTAATTTTGCCAAAGAATAAAACGCGGGTCAGTGGTCCGTTTCATCCATCCGGACCGAATGCGTCGCTCCTCTAGCGTAAAGGCGTACCTCGATCTCCGCATgaaccccagaaagcatagattcatatgtaaaacagggcccACGTGGAAATCCAGGTACGTTTTTACGTCGGAGGAACGACGAATTAGTCGAGGTAACGGgggcgggaggagggggaagTCTCCGCTCCATTAATGTCGCGTTTCGTTGAGCAATCAATTTGTCTCTGGTCAATGCTGCTAAAGAATCATTTCGCATTGATCGCACACTCGGATTGTGCAACCGGCGATTTCCACTCCCCCATAATTCTCACCGCAAATTCAGAGCAAGGAAAACTGAAGCACAGTTTTCGTCGAGCAGGTCCAAAGACCCGCCTTCCTTGGCCCTGATTTCGACCGCAGACAAAATAGACGTCATTGagcacaattggacgtatttatgctaaaaggaactatgtgcatagggattgcgtggaacatagttccttttagcttaaGTACGTCCGATTGATACGACTACGTCGAGGGATTTTCCGAACATCGTATCTCTATTATTAGCATGTTTCCAAATACGTTCTCTCTCAAATCTATTTAACATGACGCACAATAAATATTCTTGAAATTACAGTACAACCCTCGCGCGTTAGATTTGTGATCATTTACGGGAAATGTGATCACTGATCATACTTCACTAATGTAATACTTTTGATAGGAGCTATTTTTGTCGAGTTGGACGAAAATCGGGATTTTGAGATCGTGACGGAAAATTCGTTCTTGATCTGGAAGTAACAgatatttttcagatattttagattaaatcgggAACGGAAAAAAACTGCCCTAaaatattggaagaaaaatattcagaattttcccagtaaattcgtttttttcgaaaggaaatttggcaaattctgAAGTTTCAAACGGCTATTTTTCCTTTTGCCGGCAGGGATAGGATTCGGCAGGCGGGCGAAGCTGAGTTTAGTCCTCTGCCATGCGCGGTCACATCTCGTCGTTTTCTTGACAAAGGAACgcaactctattccaaggttgcaaagtcgtcccaaataattcatttttttacaagaatgcacctgggcaattttccccccaaaatttgtctgattttggccagagttgaaaaaaaaaaaaaaaaaaaaaaaaattaatgaaattttgagtcgaaattcccaaaattttctaggtaaaaatacaattttcgttGGGAAATTCCGgcaaacattgaaatgtagttacgttctttcgtgttGTGCCGCGCGGTTACCGACGATTGATCTTGGTTTCCTCTTTTGAGTATCACCCATTGCTTTTTGATGCAACTTatgaaaaagtgaattttcttttaggGGAGAAGATGTGCTCATCTCCTCAATGATGTTTGATTGAGTAGTAACTTAACGGACTCTTGCTCTAGCcaatttaaggaatttgcgaaCTTAATCAGAAATCGTCAAAAACCGACGTTGAGTATTatgtgttttctttcgtttttgcGCTCACAACAGAAAGCAATGGAGTTTTGCACAATGAGCACCGAGCATTAAATAGAGCAGTCGCAACGTCATTTACTTGGGCGAACCTACAAGACCGCGACAGAGAATAAATGTGGAAATTACAGTGGTGCAATATTTTATCTGAATTACTCGTAGGAAAGTAAATGAAGATTGTCTGCTTCCAGTctaagaaaaaatcggaaattgaATCTTACACTGGTAGAAATGGTTCGAGCTGACTGAGACAACACATTTTCTTGATCATGGTTTTTTTAGGTCAAGATATTTTTGCGTTGAATCAACGCCCTCTCTACTTACAGTAGGAAGAAAGTTGTTCTAAAAGAGGCCAACAATGTTTTCCTGAAACAAGAAAATGTTTTCTCAATTCAAGTAATTATTTCTTGAAACGTGTCACTGTTGTTCTGAAACAGGGCAACGGCGTAGTCATGTTTCGGAACCATATCTTCCCAATTAAAAGGGCATTGTTTTATTGATCCAAGAACtttatcccaagtagcagtgatcacgataattagcgattttatcggttgattatcgcgattatatcggtggcaatttatcgcaatattatcgaataaaaactTGCGATTTATGgagattaaatcgctatgcatcacaattttgttcaataaaatcgcgatcaattttcgtcgataaaatcgagatttaaTCGTCatatatcgcgataaattgccggacGATAAAaccgcgattttattgcaacaagatcgaggataatcgctgagatgttgatgatcttagcgattttatcgccgacaaaatcgcaacaaatcgcgatttttccgttgaaaaatgctcctTGGGATTGTCCTGACACAGGACAACTGTAGCCAAGTTTCAACCCTTCTTTTCTTCAATGATGTTTGACATAGCTTTCATACTAGTCCAACGAATCGTCGTATTAACGTTGCGTTTATGATTGTGTGTTGCAGAGAGCATTCCGGACGTTCTGGCGGGCGGCTGCGACAAGTGCACGGAGAAGCAGAAGTCGGTGACCGAGAAGGTGATCAAGCACCTGATCAACAAGAGGCCCAAGGACTGGGACCGCCTCAGCAAGAAGTACGACCCACAGGGACAGTACAAGAACAAGTACGCCGACCTCTACGAAAAGGTACAAAAGGAGGCCGCCAAGGAATCCAAGGAACCCACCAAGGCCAAGGACACCAAGGAACCCACCAAGGTCACTAAGGACACCAAGGAATCCGCCAAGGCCCCAAAGCCTAAACCGTCAGATCTGCCGGTTCCTCATGCCCACCTTCCGTTTCAAGTCCAACCTCCATCGCGTGGTCGTCAACTCTTAAGGAGCTCACCAACTCTACCTGAGGAACCTTAATTACTTCCAACATGGTTTCCGCGGTTACTTTTCATCAGGAGCCACGTTGTGTCCTCTTGAAGACCACTTCCAAACTAAGAAGACACTCTAATCGCATGGACCATCCTCGCAGGCTCGTCAAACTGGACTTTCGGTTTATCTAATCCAACTTTTAAACTTCCGACAATACGTAAAGTGTGGTCCGAAAATTCGGTCGTATGACCAAATAGTCCAACAGATACACTAGACCACGGTTCATGTGATGGAAATCTTCTTTCGGTGAACCAGTAAAAGAATAAATACTAAGTTATATTCGACTGTTTTGGGTTCAATGAAAACTCGAGCATTCGGACTCCGGCTCCTTTACCAAAAGCGGAAACTTCGCGGAAGTTGTGAGCATTTCGTGGAAGTTTTTGGAAGTCTAATCCGGCGCACTTTGGCGCCTGGAGGTCGTTGAAAAGGTCTCCGCTTTCTcgcttaaaaattactttttccgATCTCATTGCAGCGTCGAATCTCCACCTGCCTCTCTTGAACTTAGCTTTAATCgccgtccctctgacgtaaggccgtatctcggtttccccgtgagccctgttttacgtatcaatccatgctttctagggctcgtGGGGGGTAATCGAGGTACgacctttcgtcagaggagcgacttACTAACGACGCTTATTCAGTGCCCGCCAGGTTGCGCGCCATAAAAATTATCAGGGTCAATAAAATCCATCGGAATGACGTGTGAATCAGCTCCCAGTGTTGCGTCGCGGAACGGATTACAGACTGTATTGTCCGAAATATCGTCCAATGACCTTAATTGATAGTAATATCGTGAGATAATGAAAGCTTCGTCCACCAAGAATATTAGACAAAGTGGCGATGAAGTTTTCATGCGAGCACTAGGGGGCCGACCAAACTTACAGTGCTTAAAGAACCGTTACCtttcaaacttaatttttaaaaagtgtcCAACTTTTGACCCCAGCGCAACCTGGCTTTTCCTCTCAGTATCCCTGCAACCTTTTCCCCATCTGTTCTCCCCCTCGAATATTCCCGGAAtgtttgaaattgtattttcgtctcgtattttttatttctttgttaaaCATTGTGATAGTTTTTTGTTGAGCAGTTAAGAAACCACTTTTTTATTGATGAATAATGACTCACTCTCTAAGCTTAAGCTATTTTGTACGTTTTTAAGAACGACCTGTAAATGAgtcctttttttgttttccgtCTGCTTGAAGGAAAGCGAGTGAATAAAAGTTACTTCAAAAGACTGAAATATTTGTTTCTTGCCCCTCCATGACCCTCAAATTCCTTCGATGGTGGATATATCAGTTGCGTTTGTTAcacacgaagaaaaaactgtGGTTCGTATGGAACTTTAAAGTTTTCAGTCAAGGTGACTGGAGTTTTCAGCCATGGGAACTAACAATAAATATCAGTCCAGATAACCGCAGTTTTTCAGCCACAACAAGACTCGTGTTCTTTACGAAAGACTTCAGTCATTTGAACTGCAGTTCGATTCTCAGGACTGAAATCCATAATAATCCCTTTAGACTGAAGTTAGTCGGcgtaaccgaagttttttctccctgCATATGTAATCATGTTCTAATAGCTGAAACTCATTAATCACTGATCAAGTTACTAAAATGGTACACACAAGTTTTGCAATACCGTGCCGGTATATAAAATATTAGAGAATTAAGAAATGAATTAATTTTATGTGATTTGATTTAGCATACTTTACCATTTTCATTTTAGGTCAGATTGAGTAAATTTAAATGCATTAGTCATAGGAGAAAGAAACACCACTATAAAGagcagttggattacatttagcaaaaaggaaccagcgcgattacagtgtcgtaaaaatgttgcttcttcataattatctaaaaaatctcccagaataacaAATAGTTTCCGGTTTCCACCAACAAATTATTcttaattttagaggaaatagttgtgtaaattttgatactgtgcatatatttagtatttttaaaagaaaagatgTTGCACGTTTTTGAAAACagtgtaatcgcgctggtttctttttgctaaatgcaatccagttgttatacaccctggtaaaaattggcagtagaatccgtgttccaaaataccatagacctacagccggctgtaagatttccaatagcttctatagccggcaacaccatttcttatagccttttatagccgatggcgattaagcagcagcctggcgataaagtgtatgctaaacgttactaattacggatgctaggacttagtgagtttttggattaTTGTTCTCTTTtagtgccgtagtatcttgactTATTTTGTAAGGAAAGCTCcttactcttaaaggatgcctgtcattcttaatatgttggaacgccttcaatttcgtatgatgctgtgcaacacctctgtggtGAAAAAGTTGCTTGACGCGCCGCGGCTCGATGGGCGgccggccagcgcctacaaacctaacagggatacttcacgcattgcgcaatgcgtgaagtatccctgttaggtttgtaggcgccagtgcaccgccgctccgctttgtgttaggctctaatacttaatctcgtggagtcagcgtttttcaactcatgactttgaaatgtttgcacactctgtatggattattctcattttaattgatgaaataaaaatatgtagtaaaggaaaatataatgagtgttttgtaaaaattaaggtaattccgtacaaacttaaggatttacaaatcacacgaatttctacacaatttcttatagccttttatagccgatggcgaaaaagcaacagccaggcgataaagtgtaaagcccggcgataggaactatagcccggctgtataattttttatcgcttcgtgtagcccggccgtatgattttttccactttctacagccagctacatgattttctatcgctttcttcagtcggctataagaaccccttatggtattttgaaacgcagcttctatcgccaatttttaccaaggcaCATTTGCCAAGTTATTACAACATACTTTCATTTGCCTTTTTGAAACGATAAAATACTTTGGGCTCAAAAGTCGTATTTGTGGTCAAACCTTTCCTAAGAGACTCGATAATAATTCTCTTAAAAGCACCTCAATATCGCAAAAATACCACGAATAAGACTATGAAgcattctataaaaaaaaaaaattaagacagaaTTGTAagatttttactcatttttttccagaatatcctaaatttgtttgcattaaaatagaaaaaaggacAATATTCATTTGCTGTGTTCACACAAGTAATACATTGACCACTGAATAGTATCTGGACAACATGAATAGCTGTAAGAACAGCCAATATCGAAGCAACatcaaaacactgaaaaaagaagctCCGGGCTGCACAGTGCACAGActtaccgtccgttccgggcctCGGAACTTTCCGCCCCTGAACGCCGAATGTTccgagtgctggagccgtagctttgattcCTCCGGGTgctgcacccggaactttcggtctctgagcccggatcGCGGACggtttaaggtgaatccagggttcgattatgGATAATgcaagattagagatagcgccaccagtcaccactgagaatttctctttccttcgacgattactgaaaCAATATTCTtcgaattacaaaaagcagatccacaagatattgattaatttttgcttgattttttgagctaaaaatattggcaattagaattacaagcgcagagaaagtacggctgaaactttcagctcagaggcggcggccgagcgcgcaacgGAATCCCAtatgttctgtctctctctctcccattgccgcaatgggaattactttccgctgtagttaagactttatttttgggaattttgagaagatttttttactgagtgtttCTCAAGTATGTTGCCATATCCCTTGGAtctccaatcttgaataagtattacggtttttattattttggcaaatatatgcggctattctgagcagcgcgacgtggtggccaaatcgcgaagttccaagcctggattcaccttaatgtctatatagcccgtaagcacggcttccatggccggagctttttttcagtgaagagtgTCCACGTAGAGAACATTTGAACGCTCTACATTCATATTCCGCCGTATtcaaacgaaggaacgtaagtcGAATTCCGAAGTTTCAAAATGGACTCAAGCAATTAACTCATTTACAGGGGCGTGACCACGCAGTTCCTGCTCAAAATTTTCTGCTGTTACCGTacaaaaaatcagtggaattttcagtcGAAAGTGTCAGACATTTTCGTAGTAAGATACATTAGTCGAGCAGAaatattaaaactttgaaatgcagttacgttctctCGTCAAAATATCTtgcaacgtaagaaagatataaccactaaaaaaatcttaaaaaggcggaaatgCAAACGACCCGTGATTGGTGCTTTTCACAAGGTCCTAGGTTTGCCCGACagcatgggagaatgcaatagtgtattttcagaaaaaaatacacttAAAGTAACGCAAATAACCCGAAGTAGCTGTAAccacaaatattttaaatttatttattttatttttttatttattttaaattgtgtAGGCACCTCCTTGATAAGCGCGTCACCCACCCAATGGCCAGGaaatctaccgtgctaaggaaaagcgccgcatgaacattcgtgggttgccaactttcctccggtaaagtatttatttttgaggaaagttatgaatatctttccttgaaatttccaggaatttctgataaaattgggaacaaaattatccaaaaaattggaagaaaaatctgcaTAGGCTAAttaggaaattcatgttttataaattgaaatttggcaacgcctgaaggttcgtacggcgtttttccttaacacggcagaaatAGAATGGAAATTCCAACATCACGTCAGAGGTACAGCAGTGTTCTGTTTCAAGGGGGGACGggtgggggagaggggggcttcgGCGTTACCAAGACACGAAACAGACCAGATGATcgccctgaaaatatgtttgtttGCACTGCTTATTAAATGCGCAAACTTCTTGGCGCAAACCCGCGCCGGCATATGATGTCATCCCGCAAACAAAACAATCGAGGTAATTACGATCCTCTCGGTAGATGCATGACGTCTTTATTTTAAGCACTACTTCTCGGATTGGCACTCATGTATCTCACGTCGTCGTCACGTAGTTCCCTCGTTAAGTAGATGTGTTTTTTAAGGATTTCCGAACCGCTGGACGCTCTTCCTGCGACCATGTCACGGATAGAGAATGTGTCTTGGTCATTTTGAGACTCGCTcataaatggaccacattttgcaattcgaaacctaattttctggctcaatttggaaacaacgtatgtgtcctCAGTTTCCCAACGTACAAATGTGTTTTTACGAAGGAGGAAAGAAGTTCCGGTTGAGCTTGACGTCACAAAGAATTGGTCAAATCTCTAAACGCAAGCTgcatttttacaaggaaactgtACAGGACGTTCTCCCGGAGACTGCAACGCAGCATGAGAAAAACAACCAAAATGCAACCAGCTTACCGTGAAAAggagtcaatggagatgttgcatgtgtgagggatttacgatttgactgttgactcTTATGGAAAAATTCGTGAGAAACGCGAtagtgccactgattttctctaaaatcaacccccaagctcaaaaaacgctctcaaagttgaggttgtaatggaggggatatcctaagctatcctgagagtccacctctacatcaagacaaactctccatgcaaagattgggagcaaatacatcagcagggttgccgtgttttcatttttagagtccccaaataaagtggtaaccctgtcaatgtatttgctccctatctttgcatggagatagtttgtcctgatgtagaggtggactctcatgatagcgtgggatataccctctattacgccctcaactttgagagcttttttgaggttgggagttgatttcagggaaaaccactggcactatcgtgtttctcgcgaactttcacatcaGAATCACTAGTCAAATTGcatattcttcacacatgcaacatctccatttttaagGATTATCTATAAGGGTACCTTTGACTTGCCGTTTGCCAGATGGAAAACCGTAACCACATACTTCATGGTTGCGAAATCTCCTTccatatcgatgaccaaattGCGAGAACcacatatttccgtttgcgacgttgcaaaattcctgtc
The genomic region above belongs to Bemisia tabaci chromosome 8, PGI_BMITA_v3 and contains:
- the LOC140223724 gene encoding allergen Tha p 1-like, translating into MKSVCVFAALVVACYAAPPAGVDEKLLSKYDNFDVDRVLNNDRVLANYIKCLMDEGSCTNEGRDLKKSIPDVLAGGCDKCTEKQKSVTEKVIKHLINKRPKDWDRLSKKYDPQGQYKNKYADLYEKVQKEAAKESKEPTKAKDTKEPTKVTKDTKESAKAPKPKPSDLPVPHAHLPFQVQPPSRGRQLLRSSPTLPEEP